One segment of Calliopsis andreniformis isolate RMS-2024a chromosome 1, iyCalAndr_principal, whole genome shotgun sequence DNA contains the following:
- the LOC143180342 gene encoding uncharacterized protein LOC143180342, producing MENPVMKPGSDDDSLEVNVTTAAPIKIPVFWPQKVALWFRQLEAQFVIGSITRDETKFGYVVAQLDGKYAEEVEDIICNPPETNKYEAIKKELIKRLSDSDTLRVRKLLETEEIGDRTPTQYWRRLRELAGATVSDEFLTEI from the coding sequence ATGGAGAACCCAGTAATGAAACCAGGATCAGACGACGATTCCCTCGAAGTTAATGTAACCACAGCCGCACCTATCAAAATTCCTGTGTTTTGGCCACAAAAAGTTGCCTTATGGTTTCGGCAACTAGAAGCCCAATTTGTTATTGGGAGTATCACCAGAGACGAAACCAAATTCGGCTATGTGGTGGCTCAACTAGATGGGAAATATGCCGAGGAAGTAGAGGATATTATTTGTAATCCCCCCGAAACAAATAAGTATGAGGCAATTAAGAAGGAATTAATTAAACGTCTGTCGGATTCGGATACACTGCGTGTCCGAAAATTACTGGAAACCGAGGAGATTGGCGATAGGACACCGACTCAATACTGGCGGCGTCTCCGAGAATTGGCAGGTGCAACGGTTAGTGATGAATTTTTAACAGAAATTTAG